A genome region from Pseudomonas helmanticensis includes the following:
- the cyoE gene encoding heme o synthase, giving the protein MAILIGERPHQAIWRDYLELTKPKVVVLMLITSLVGMFLATRAGVPWTVLVFGNLGIALCAGGAAAVNHVVDRRIDAVMARTHKRPLAEGRVSPAAALTFALVLALLGQALLLTFTNPLTAWLTLASLLGYAVIYTGFLKRATPQNIVIGGLAGAAPPLLGWTAATGHVSAEPLLLVLIIFAWTPPHFWALAIHRKEEYAKADIPMLPVTHGEHYTKVHILLYTFALLAVSLLPYVIHMSGVLYLICALALGARFLQWAVVLYRGTRPHAAINTFKYSIYYLFLLFIALLVDHYLLLNL; this is encoded by the coding sequence GTGGCGATTCTGATTGGCGAACGTCCGCATCAGGCGATCTGGCGTGATTATCTGGAGCTGACCAAACCGAAAGTCGTGGTGCTGATGCTGATCACCTCGCTGGTCGGCATGTTTCTCGCGACCCGCGCCGGCGTGCCGTGGACGGTGCTGGTGTTCGGCAATCTGGGGATTGCGTTGTGCGCTGGTGGTGCGGCGGCGGTCAATCATGTGGTGGATCGGCGCATTGATGCGGTGATGGCGCGCACGCACAAACGGCCGCTGGCCGAGGGCCGGGTTTCACCGGCGGCGGCGCTGACCTTTGCGCTGGTGTTGGCCTTGCTCGGTCAGGCCTTGTTGCTGACTTTCACCAATCCGCTGACGGCATGGCTAACGCTTGCTTCGCTGCTCGGTTACGCGGTGATCTACACCGGTTTCCTCAAACGCGCGACGCCGCAGAACATCGTCATCGGTGGCCTCGCCGGCGCCGCCCCGCCGCTGCTCGGCTGGACCGCCGCCACCGGCCACGTCAGCGCCGAACCGTTGTTGCTGGTGCTGATCATCTTCGCCTGGACGCCACCGCACTTCTGGGCGCTGGCGATTCATCGCAAGGAGGAATACGCCAAGGCCGACATCCCGATGCTGCCGGTCACCCACGGCGAGCACTACACCAAAGTGCACATTCTGCTGTACACCTTCGCACTGCTGGCGGTGAGTCTGCTGCCGTACGTGATCCACATGAGCGGCGTGCTCTACCTGATTTGCGCCCTCGCCCTCGGCGCAAGGTTTCTGCAATGGGCCGTGGTGCTGTACCGTGGCACTCGGCCGCACGCGGCGATCAACACCTTCAAGTACTCTATTTATTACTTGTTCCTGCTGTTCATCGCCCTGCTCGTAGACCACTACTTACTGTTGAACCTATGA
- the znuB gene encoding zinc ABC transporter permease subunit ZnuB gives MADFLLYALLAGLALALVAGPLGSFVVWRRMAYFGDTLSHAALLGVALGFLLDVSPTVAVTVGCLLLAVLLVTLQQRQPLASDTLLGILAPSTLSLGLVVLSFMHEVRIDLMAYLFGDLLAISPTDLAWILGGSAAVLVLLVTLWRPLLAITVHEELAKVEGLPVAGLRMALMLLIAVVIAVAMKIVGVLLITSLLIIPAAAAQRHARSPEQMAVGASLLGMLAVFGGLALSWFKDTPAGPSIVVTAAALFLLSFVLPRRGV, from the coding sequence ATGGCTGATTTTCTGTTGTATGCCCTGCTTGCAGGTCTGGCGCTGGCACTGGTGGCCGGGCCGCTCGGTTCGTTTGTGGTCTGGCGACGCATGGCTTACTTCGGCGATACCTTGTCCCACGCGGCGCTGCTTGGTGTGGCGCTGGGCTTTTTGCTGGATGTCAGCCCGACCGTTGCGGTCACCGTAGGCTGCCTGCTGCTGGCGGTGCTTTTGGTGACCCTGCAACAGCGCCAACCGCTGGCGTCTGACACGCTGTTGGGAATTCTCGCACCGAGCACGCTCTCTCTCGGCCTGGTGGTACTAAGCTTCATGCATGAAGTGCGGATCGACCTCATGGCTTATCTGTTCGGCGACCTGCTGGCGATCAGCCCGACCGACCTGGCGTGGATCCTCGGCGGCAGCGCGGCGGTGCTGGTGTTGCTGGTGACGCTGTGGCGGCCATTGCTGGCGATCACCGTGCATGAAGAGTTGGCCAAGGTCGAAGGCCTGCCGGTCGCGGGCCTGCGCATGGCACTTATGCTGTTGATTGCGGTGGTGATCGCGGTGGCGATGAAAATCGTCGGTGTGTTGCTGATTACTTCGCTGCTGATCATTCCGGCAGCTGCGGCACAGCGTCACGCCCGTTCGCCGGAGCAGATGGCGGTGGGCGCGAGCCTGCTGGGCATGCTCGCCGTGTTCGGCGGGCTGGCGCTGTCCTGGTTCAAGGACACCCCGGCCGGGCCGTCAATCGTTGTGACGGCGGCCGCACTGTTTCTGTTGAGTTTTGTTCTGCCCCGTCGTGGGGTGTAG
- a CDS encoding cytochrome c oxidase subunit 3 yields the protein MATHEHYYVPPQSKWPIIATFGMAITVYGLATWFNDLKAARPESHGPYIFFVGGLLLAYMLFGWFGAVIKESRAGLYSPQLDRSFRWGMSWFIFSEVMFFVAFFGALFYVRHISGPALGGEGPKGIAHMLWPNFQFTWPLLHTPDPKLFPPPKEVISPWGLPLINTILLVSSSVTITIAHHALKKGHRGALKIWLAITVLLGCCFLALQAEEYMHAYHELGLTLGSGIYGATFFMLTGFHGAHVTIGTIILFVMLMRIMKGHFDAEHQFGFEAASWYWHFVDVVWIGLFIFVYVL from the coding sequence ATGGCAACTCATGAGCATTATTACGTTCCGCCGCAAAGCAAATGGCCGATCATTGCGACCTTCGGCATGGCCATCACCGTGTACGGCCTCGCCACCTGGTTCAATGATCTGAAGGCGGCGCGCCCGGAATCCCACGGCCCGTACATCTTTTTCGTCGGTGGCCTGTTGCTGGCGTACATGCTGTTCGGCTGGTTCGGGGCGGTGATCAAGGAAAGCCGCGCGGGACTCTACAGCCCGCAGCTGGACCGCTCGTTTCGCTGGGGCATGAGTTGGTTCATCTTCTCCGAGGTGATGTTCTTCGTCGCCTTCTTCGGCGCGCTGTTTTACGTGCGGCACATCTCCGGCCCGGCGCTCGGTGGCGAAGGGCCGAAAGGCATCGCGCATATGCTCTGGCCGAACTTCCAGTTCACCTGGCCGCTGCTGCACACGCCGGATCCGAAACTGTTCCCGCCGCCGAAAGAAGTCATCAGCCCGTGGGGCTTGCCGCTGATCAACACGATCCTGCTGGTCAGCTCCAGCGTGACCATCACCATCGCCCACCATGCACTGAAGAAAGGCCATCGCGGCGCGCTGAAAATCTGGCTGGCGATCACCGTGTTGCTGGGCTGCTGCTTCCTGGCCTTGCAGGCTGAGGAATACATGCACGCTTATCACGAACTGGGGCTGACCCTCGGTTCGGGCATCTATGGCGCGACGTTCTTCATGCTCACCGGTTTCCACGGCGCCCACGTGACCATCGGCACGATCATTCTGTTTGTGATGCTGATGCGGATCATGAAGGGCCATTTCGACGCCGAACACCAGTTCGGCTTCGAAGCAGCGAGCTGGTATTGGCACTTCGTCGACGTCGTGTGGATCGGCTTGTTCATCTTCGTTTACGTACTCTGA
- a CDS encoding methionine ABC transporter ATP-binding protein: protein MIEFQNVHKTYRVAGKDIPALHPTSLSIENGQVFGLIGHSGAGKSTLLRLINRLENSSGGKIIVDGEEVTALDANGLRRFRQQVGMIFQHFNLLASKTVADNVALPLTLAGELSSSDIDKRVAELLARVGLSDHAKKYPAQLSGGQKQRVGIARALATKPKILLCDEATSALDPQTTASVLQLLAEINRELKLTIVLITHEMDVIRRVCDQVAVMDAGVIVEQGSVADVFLHPKHPTTKRFVQESEQVDESEQRDDFAHVPGRIVRLTFQGEATYAPLLGTVARETGVDYSILAGRIDRIKDIPYGQLTLAVTGGDMEAAFARFTAADVHMEVLR from the coding sequence GTGATCGAGTTTCAAAACGTCCACAAGACTTACCGCGTCGCCGGTAAGGATATTCCCGCGCTGCACCCGACCAGTCTCTCTATCGAGAACGGGCAGGTGTTCGGCCTGATAGGCCATTCCGGCGCGGGCAAAAGTACCCTGCTGCGCCTGATCAATCGCCTGGAAAACTCCAGCGGCGGCAAGATCATCGTCGACGGCGAAGAAGTCACCGCGCTGGACGCCAACGGCCTGCGCCGTTTCCGCCAGCAAGTCGGGATGATCTTCCAGCATTTCAACCTGCTCGCCTCCAAGACCGTGGCCGACAACGTGGCGTTGCCGCTGACCCTGGCGGGCGAATTGTCGAGCAGCGACATCGACAAGCGTGTAGCCGAGTTGCTGGCGCGGGTTGGTCTGTCCGACCACGCCAAGAAGTATCCGGCGCAGTTGTCTGGTGGCCAGAAGCAGCGCGTCGGCATTGCCCGCGCCCTGGCGACCAAGCCGAAGATTCTGCTCTGCGACGAGGCCACCAGTGCCCTCGACCCGCAGACCACCGCGTCGGTCCTGCAACTGCTGGCCGAGATCAACCGCGAACTGAAGCTGACCATCGTCCTCATCACCCACGAGATGGATGTGATCCGTCGCGTCTGTGATCAAGTGGCGGTGATGGACGCTGGCGTGATTGTCGAGCAAGGTTCGGTGGCCGATGTGTTCCTGCATCCGAAGCACCCGACCACCAAGCGTTTCGTCCAGGAAAGCGAGCAGGTCGACGAGAGCGAGCAGCGTGATGACTTCGCTCACGTGCCGGGCCGCATCGTGCGTCTGACCTTCCAGGGCGAAGCGACCTACGCGCCGTTGCTCGGTACCGTCGCCCGCGAAACCGGCGTCGACTACAGCATCCTCGCCGGTCGCATCGACCGCATCAAAGACATTCCGTACGGGCAATTGACCCTCGCCGTCACCGGTGGCGACATGGAAGCGGCCTTCGCCCGCTTCACCGCCGCTGACGTTCACATGGAGGTATTGCGCTAA
- a CDS encoding SURF1 family protein: protein MKRFRPGVIPTVVVALLLPLLVSLGFWQLSRGAEKTALLASYAERRAAEPMASTELLNSADPAYRRVHLHGQFDAAHSLLLDNRQRNGKVGVELLQPFQDQRTGLWLLVNRGWLPWPDRRVPPQFTTPTEALNVDAWVYVAPGATFQLHADPVSSTWPQTITAVEPAKLWQTLDRDGFAYELRAEPGPTSYEADWPVVAMGPEKHLGYAVQWFAMATALLGLYVYLGLHNAKEKHHGNGHESTQHV from the coding sequence ATGAAGCGTTTTCGTCCGGGCGTGATTCCGACCGTGGTGGTGGCGCTGTTGCTGCCGCTGCTGGTGTCTTTGGGCTTCTGGCAACTGAGCCGGGGCGCGGAGAAAACCGCCCTGCTCGCCAGTTACGCCGAACGCCGCGCCGCTGAACCGATGGCCAGCACCGAACTCCTTAATAGCGCCGACCCGGCTTATCGCCGTGTGCATCTGCACGGCCAGTTCGATGCCGCGCACAGTCTGTTGCTGGATAACCGCCAGCGTAACGGCAAGGTCGGCGTCGAGCTGCTGCAACCGTTTCAGGATCAACGCACCGGTCTGTGGCTGCTGGTCAATCGCGGCTGGTTACCGTGGCCGGATCGCCGCGTGCCGCCGCAATTCACCACGCCCACAGAGGCGTTGAATGTCGACGCCTGGGTCTACGTCGCCCCCGGCGCCACTTTCCAACTCCACGCCGATCCGGTCAGCAGCACCTGGCCGCAAACCATCACCGCCGTCGAACCCGCCAAGCTGTGGCAAACCCTCGATCGTGACGGCTTTGCCTACGAATTACGCGCCGAACCCGGCCCGACCAGCTACGAGGCCGATTGGCCGGTGGTTGCCATGGGCCCGGAAAAACACCTCGGTTACGCCGTGCAGTGGTTCGCCATGGCCACGGCCCTGCTCGGCCTCTACGTCTATTTGGGCTTGCACAACGCAAAGGAGAAACACCATGGGAACGGCCATGAATCCACCCAGCATGTCTGA
- a CDS encoding COX15/CtaA family protein: MAKPGFRLALFATLLALIVVLLGAYTRLTHAGLGCPDWPGCYGFISVPKSEAQLAHAELHYPDSPVVAHKGWNEMIHRYFAGTLGLLISILAGRAWVNRRHPGQPLKLPLFLLAVVFAQAAFGMWTVTLKLWPQVVTGHLLGGFATLSLLFLLTLRLSGVLPALTVPKRLQYWATAGLLLVIGQIALGGWVSSNYAAVACIDFPTCHGQWLPPADFANGFHLTQHIGPNYLGGQLDSDARTAIHLTHRIGALLVTLVLLGLAWQLKVVGMTRLAGLVVIALAAQITLGISNVLFHLPLPVAVAHNAGGAVLLLTMVLVNYHARTSLVRVKQPVLARWRLSPRKHAAAPITIKGETPWRF; encoded by the coding sequence ATGGCCAAACCTGGATTTCGCCTCGCGCTGTTTGCCACCCTGCTGGCGCTGATTGTGGTGCTGCTCGGCGCTTATACGCGCCTGACACACGCCGGCCTCGGTTGTCCGGACTGGCCGGGCTGCTACGGTTTTATCAGCGTGCCGAAAAGCGAAGCGCAACTGGCCCATGCCGAGCTGCATTACCCCGACTCGCCAGTGGTGGCGCACAAGGGCTGGAACGAGATGATCCATCGCTATTTTGCCGGCACCCTCGGCCTGCTCATTTCGATTCTGGCCGGGCGCGCGTGGGTCAATCGGCGTCATCCGGGGCAGCCGTTGAAACTGCCGCTGTTTCTGCTGGCGGTGGTGTTCGCGCAAGCGGCGTTCGGCATGTGGACGGTGACGCTCAAGCTTTGGCCGCAGGTGGTCACCGGGCATTTACTCGGCGGGTTTGCGACCTTGAGTCTGCTGTTCTTGCTGACCTTGCGATTGTCCGGCGTGCTGCCGGCGCTGACGGTGCCCAAGCGTTTGCAGTATTGGGCGACGGCAGGATTGTTGTTGGTGATTGGTCAGATCGCGCTGGGTGGCTGGGTCAGTTCCAACTACGCAGCGGTGGCGTGTATCGACTTCCCGACCTGCCATGGGCAATGGCTGCCGCCGGCGGATTTCGCCAATGGGTTTCATCTGACTCAACACATCGGCCCGAATTATCTCGGCGGGCAACTGGATAGCGACGCGCGCACGGCGATTCACCTGACCCACCGTATCGGCGCGCTGCTGGTGACGTTGGTGTTGCTCGGCCTCGCATGGCAATTGAAAGTGGTCGGCATGACGCGGCTGGCCGGCCTGGTGGTGATCGCCCTCGCCGCACAAATTACCCTCGGCATCAGCAACGTACTTTTCCATCTGCCACTGCCGGTGGCGGTGGCGCATAACGCTGGCGGTGCGGTGCTGTTGCTGACGATGGTGCTGGTCAACTATCACGCGCGCACCAGTCTGGTCCGGGTCAAGCAACCAGTGCTTGCGCGCTGGCGCCTGAGCCCGCGCAAACACGCGGCAGCGCCCATCACAATAAAAGGAGAAACGCCGTGGCGATTCTGA
- the katE gene encoding catalase HPII — protein MMSKKPTSDKSQMAGTDAPDRANTNAKLDSLEKFRSDATGQALRTNQGVKIADNQNTLKAGPRGPSLLEDFIMREKITHFDHERIPERIVHARGTGAHGFFQAYENHSTLTKAGFLQDPGKKTPVFVRFSTVQGPRGSGDTVRDVRGFAVKFFTDEGNFDLVGNNMPVFFIQDAIKFPDFVHAVKPEPHNEIPTGGSAHDTFWDFVSLVPESAHMVIWAMSDRAIPKSLRSMQGFGVHTFRLINAEGKSRFVKFHWRPTAGTCSLVWDEAQKLAGKDTDYHRRDLWEAIEMGDYPEWELGVQIIEEENEHDFDFDILDPTKLIPEEIVPITPLGKMTLNRNPDNFFAETEQVAFCPGHIVPGIDFSNDPLLQGRLFSYTDTQISRLGGPNFHELPINRPVAPFHNGQRDAQHRTVIDKGRASYEPNSIDGGWPKETPPAAQDGGFESYPERIDANKIRQRSESFSDHFSQATLFFKSMSKHEQEHIISAYSFELGKVEREHIRAREVNEILANIDLELAKRVAANLGLPAPSKGTVDVRKVSFDHSPALSQANLLPENIKTRKVAILAANGVDGAAIDAMKKALAAEGAHAKLLGPTSAPVKTADGKMLPVDASMEGMPSVIFDAVFVPGGAASVKALSGNGVALHYLLEAYKHLKAIALQGEAKQLQDLLKLEADAGLLQGKDVAALTKPFFAAIGQHRVWDREPKAKAIPA, from the coding sequence CTGATGAGCAAGAAGCCTACGTCCGACAAAAGCCAAATGGCCGGAACCGATGCCCCGGATCGAGCCAACACCAACGCCAAACTCGACAGCCTGGAGAAGTTCCGCTCCGACGCCACTGGCCAAGCCCTGCGCACCAATCAGGGCGTCAAGATTGCTGACAACCAGAACACCCTGAAGGCCGGCCCGCGCGGGCCGTCGCTGCTTGAAGACTTCATCATGCGAGAAAAGATCACGCATTTTGACCATGAGCGGATTCCGGAGCGCATCGTCCACGCACGCGGCACTGGCGCGCATGGTTTCTTTCAGGCCTACGAGAACCATTCGACGCTGACCAAGGCCGGTTTCCTACAGGATCCGGGAAAAAAGACCCCGGTGTTCGTGCGCTTTTCCACGGTGCAGGGCCCGCGTGGTTCTGGCGACACCGTACGCGACGTGCGTGGTTTCGCGGTGAAGTTCTTCACCGATGAAGGCAACTTCGACCTGGTCGGCAACAACATGCCGGTGTTTTTCATTCAGGACGCGATCAAGTTTCCCGATTTCGTCCACGCGGTAAAACCCGAGCCGCACAATGAAATTCCTACCGGCGGCTCGGCCCACGATACGTTCTGGGACTTTGTGTCCCTGGTGCCGGAGTCGGCGCACATGGTCATCTGGGCGATGTCCGACCGGGCGATCCCGAAAAGCCTGCGCAGCATGCAAGGCTTCGGCGTGCACACCTTCAGGTTAATCAACGCCGAAGGCAAATCACGCTTCGTCAAATTCCACTGGCGCCCTACCGCCGGTACTTGCTCGCTGGTGTGGGACGAGGCGCAGAAGCTCGCCGGTAAAGACACCGACTACCACCGTCGCGACCTCTGGGAAGCGATCGAGATGGGCGATTACCCGGAATGGGAACTCGGCGTACAGATCATCGAGGAGGAAAACGAGCACGACTTCGATTTCGACATCCTCGACCCGACCAAGTTGATCCCCGAAGAAATCGTGCCGATCACGCCGCTGGGCAAAATGACGTTGAACCGCAACCCGGACAACTTCTTTGCCGAGACCGAGCAGGTCGCGTTCTGCCCCGGCCACATCGTGCCGGGCATCGACTTCTCCAATGACCCGCTGCTGCAAGGTCGGCTGTTTTCCTACACCGATACGCAAATCAGCCGACTTGGCGGGCCGAATTTTCATGAGCTGCCGATCAACCGTCCGGTGGCGCCATTCCATAATGGCCAGCGCGATGCGCAGCACCGCACGGTGATCGACAAGGGTCGCGCTTCTTATGAGCCGAACTCGATTGATGGCGGCTGGCCAAAAGAAACGCCGCCGGCCGCGCAGGACGGTGGGTTCGAGAGTTATCCAGAGCGCATCGACGCCAACAAGATTCGCCAGCGCAGCGAGTCGTTCAGCGATCACTTCTCTCAGGCGACATTGTTCTTCAAGAGCATGAGCAAGCATGAGCAGGAACACATCATCTCTGCTTACAGCTTCGAGCTGGGCAAGGTTGAGCGCGAGCACATTCGGGCGCGTGAGGTGAATGAGATTCTGGCCAACATCGATCTGGAACTGGCCAAGCGTGTGGCGGCTAATCTGGGTCTGCCGGCGCCGAGCAAAGGTACGGTGGATGTGCGCAAAGTATCTTTCGATCATTCGCCAGCATTGAGCCAGGCAAATCTTTTGCCGGAGAACATCAAGACGCGAAAAGTGGCGATTCTTGCCGCTAACGGCGTCGATGGTGCGGCGATTGATGCAATGAAGAAGGCATTGGCCGCTGAGGGTGCGCATGCCAAGTTGCTCGGCCCAACTTCAGCGCCGGTGAAAACTGCGGACGGCAAAATGTTGCCTGTCGATGCATCGATGGAAGGCATGCCGTCGGTGATTTTCGATGCGGTGTTTGTGCCGGGTGGCGCGGCGTCGGTCAAGGCGTTGAGCGGCAACGGCGTGGCGTTGCATTACCTGCTGGAGGCGTACAAGCATTTGAAGGCGATTGCGTTGCAGGGCGAGGCGAAGCAGTTGCAGGACCTGCTGAAACTGGAAGCGGATGCTGGATTGCTGCAGGGCAAGGACGTGGCGGCGTTGACCAAACCGTTCTTTGCGGCGATCGGGCAGCACCGGGTTTGGGATCGCGAGCCTAAGGCGAAAGCCATTCCGGCTTAA
- a CDS encoding methionine ABC transporter permease translates to MEDLISFFTNIDWYEIWLATGDTMLMLGGSLLFTVLLGLPLGVLLFLCSPRQLLENRGLYAFMSLAVNILRSLPFIILLIVMIPFTVLITGTSLGVAGAIPPLVVGATPFFARLVETALREVDRGIIEATQSMGATTRQIIVNALLPEARPGIFAAITVTAITLVSYTAMAGVVGAGGLGDLAIRFGYQRFQTDVMIVTVVLLLILVQVLQMVGDRLVVHFSRK, encoded by the coding sequence ATGGAAGACCTGATCAGTTTCTTCACCAATATCGACTGGTACGAAATCTGGCTGGCCACCGGCGACACGATGCTGATGCTCGGCGGTTCGCTGCTGTTCACCGTGTTGCTCGGCCTGCCGCTGGGCGTGTTGCTGTTCCTCTGCAGCCCGCGTCAGTTGCTGGAAAACCGTGGCCTCTACGCGTTCATGTCGTTGGCGGTGAACATCCTGCGTTCGCTGCCGTTCATTATTCTGTTGATCGTGATGATCCCGTTCACCGTGCTGATCACCGGCACGTCGCTGGGCGTGGCCGGTGCGATTCCGCCGTTGGTGGTCGGCGCGACGCCGTTCTTCGCGCGTCTGGTGGAAACCGCGCTGCGTGAAGTTGATCGCGGCATCATTGAAGCGACCCAGTCGATGGGTGCTACCACGCGGCAGATCATCGTCAACGCCTTGCTGCCAGAGGCTCGCCCGGGCATCTTCGCAGCGATTACGGTGACCGCGATTACCCTGGTGTCCTACACGGCAATGGCCGGTGTGGTCGGCGCCGGTGGTCTGGGTGACCTGGCCATCCGCTTCGGCTACCAGCGTTTCCAGACCGACGTGATGATCGTCACCGTGGTGTTGCTGTTGATTCTGGTGCAAGTGCTGCAAATGGTGGGCGACCGTTTGGTCGTGCATTTCTCGCGCAAATAA
- a CDS encoding PA5502 family lipoprotein has product MKPFASRYLLLVAFSVLLGACQSTPPEAQAPDARATAIAQLEQSLASSELATAEDQLAALQKDTPNDQSLEQYQRQLAEAYLRRSQIVLQKGDVNAAATALSRARALMPKAPALTGGVNGAITEARKAELEKAEAALLAAEAKPKAKVIDPTAESTTVALNITDSRKLRRQLDAIAADVVNYECGVTIQAPRTNDYPWLATLLTKRVKKLNPDFDLQIDKQIVRTVAAQMVLSPRKP; this is encoded by the coding sequence ATGAAGCCGTTCGCCTCCCGTTATCTGCTCCTTGTCGCATTTTCAGTGCTGCTGGGCGCCTGCCAAAGCACGCCGCCGGAGGCCCAAGCCCCCGATGCGCGAGCTACGGCCATCGCACAGCTGGAGCAAAGTCTGGCCAGCAGCGAACTGGCCACTGCCGAAGACCAATTGGCTGCTTTGCAGAAAGACACCCCAAACGACCAATCCCTTGAGCAATACCAGCGGCAGCTTGCCGAAGCGTATCTGCGCCGCAGCCAGATTGTGTTGCAGAAGGGAGATGTGAATGCGGCCGCCACTGCATTGAGCCGCGCCCGTGCGCTGATGCCGAAAGCCCCGGCGCTGACCGGTGGCGTTAACGGTGCCATTACCGAAGCGCGCAAGGCTGAGCTGGAAAAGGCTGAAGCGGCGCTGCTGGCAGCCGAAGCCAAGCCCAAAGCCAAGGTGATCGATCCGACTGCCGAGAGCACCACGGTCGCGCTGAACATCACCGATAGCCGCAAACTTCGCCGGCAATTGGATGCCATCGCCGCCGATGTGGTGAATTATGAGTGTGGGGTGACCATTCAGGCGCCACGCACGAATGATTATCCATGGTTGGCGACGTTGCTGACCAAGCGGGTGAAGAAGCTCAATCCGGATTTTGATCTGCAGATTGACAAGCAAATCGTGCGTACGGTGGCGGCACAGATGGTGTTGAGTCCGCGTAAACCGTAA
- a CDS encoding MetQ/NlpA family ABC transporter substrate-binding protein, giving the protein MKKLIAAIAAVAAFSAHAETLTVAATPVPHAEILEFVKPALAKEGVDLKVKVFTDYVQPNVQVAEKRLDANFFQHQPYLDEFNKAKGTNLVAVTGVHLEPLGAYSSKLKNINDLPSGANVVIPNDATNGGRALLLLAKAGVITLKDPTNILSTVKDIAQNPKDLKIRELEAATIPRVLTQVDLALINTNYALEAKLDPSKDALVIEGNDSPYVNILVSRPDNKDSDAMQKLAAALHSPEVKKFITEKYKGAVLPAF; this is encoded by the coding sequence ATGAAAAAACTGATCGCTGCTATTGCTGCCGTTGCAGCATTCTCGGCCCACGCCGAAACCCTCACCGTTGCCGCCACTCCAGTGCCGCACGCAGAAATCCTCGAGTTCGTGAAGCCGGCACTGGCCAAAGAAGGCGTGGATCTGAAGGTCAAGGTCTTCACCGACTACGTTCAGCCGAACGTACAGGTCGCGGAAAAGCGCCTGGACGCCAACTTCTTCCAGCACCAGCCGTACCTCGATGAGTTCAACAAGGCCAAGGGCACCAACCTTGTCGCCGTGACCGGTGTGCACCTGGAGCCGCTGGGCGCTTACTCGAGCAAACTGAAGAACATCAATGATCTGCCAAGCGGCGCCAATGTGGTGATTCCGAACGACGCTACCAACGGCGGCCGTGCGCTGTTGCTGCTGGCCAAGGCTGGCGTGATCACCCTGAAGGATCCGACCAACATCCTGTCGACCGTCAAAGACATCGCGCAGAACCCGAAAGACCTGAAGATCCGTGAACTGGAAGCCGCGACCATCCCGCGCGTGCTGACCCAGGTCGATCTGGCGCTGATCAACACCAACTACGCGCTGGAAGCCAAGCTCGATCCGTCCAAGGATGCGCTGGTGATTGAAGGTAACGACTCGCCGTACGTGAACATCCTCGTGTCCCGCCCGGACAACAAGGACAGCGACGCGATGCAGAAACTGGCTGCGGCCCTGCACAGCCCGGAGGTGAAGAAATTCATCACCGAGAAGTACAAAGGCGCGGTATTGCCGGCGTTCTGA
- a CDS encoding twin transmembrane helix small protein, giving the protein MLKTAIVLMLIATVISLFSGLFFLVKDDSSSNRLVIALSVRVALAAVTVGLIAWGFYSGQLVSHAPW; this is encoded by the coding sequence ATGCTCAAAACAGCGATCGTCCTGATGCTGATTGCCACGGTGATCAGCCTGTTCAGCGGCCTGTTTTTCCTGGTCAAGGACGACAGCAGTTCCAATCGCCTGGTCATCGCCTTGAGTGTTCGGGTGGCATTGGCCGCTGTCACCGTCGGCTTGATCGCCTGGGGCTTTTACAGCGGCCAATTGGTGTCGCATGCGCCTTGGTAG
- a CDS encoding SCO family protein, producing MTRTQKTVFILVAVIALILGLTVNKVLSGKGQGDPTALIDAGIILLPQSRNLPDVTMTDQDGKPVAINDLKGKWSLLFFGYTFCPDICPTTLAQLRQIKSELPKDAVDKLQIVLVSVDPNRDNPKQLKQYLGYFDPQFIGLTPTSIEELQKVANAVSIPFIPADTSKPNYTVDHSGNLAVIAPDGTQRGFIRAPLNNAKLVAQLPVMLNRK from the coding sequence ATGACTCGAACCCAGAAAACCGTCTTCATCCTCGTCGCCGTGATCGCGCTGATCCTCGGCCTGACCGTCAACAAAGTGCTGAGCGGCAAGGGCCAGGGCGACCCGACTGCGCTGATCGACGCCGGCATCATCCTGCTGCCGCAGAGCCGCAACCTGCCGGACGTGACGATGACCGATCAGGACGGCAAACCGGTGGCGATCAATGATCTGAAAGGTAAATGGAGCCTGTTGTTCTTCGGCTACACCTTCTGCCCGGACATATGCCCGACAACGCTGGCGCAGCTGCGGCAGATCAAGAGTGAATTGCCCAAGGACGCTGTGGACAAGTTGCAGATCGTGCTGGTCAGCGTTGACCCGAACCGCGATAACCCGAAACAGTTGAAGCAGTACCTGGGCTACTTTGATCCGCAGTTCATCGGCCTGACGCCGACTTCGATCGAAGAACTGCAGAAGGTGGCGAACGCGGTGAGTATTCCGTTTATTCCGGCGGATACCAGTAAGCCGAATTACACCGTCGACCATAGCGGCAATCTCGCGGTGATCGCGCCGGATGGCACGCAGCGGGGGTTTATCCGTGCGCCGTTGAATAATGCCAAATTGGTTGCGCAGTTGCCGGTGATGCTTAATCGCAAGTGA